One genomic region from Melioribacteraceae bacterium 4301-Me encodes:
- a CDS encoding CYTH domain-containing protein, which yields MPINLELKIPLLSFNEVEKLLSKYRIKKEKIIKQKDIYYKNKKALLKMRIEDGKYYLIKYNRDEKKTRWSNYQIIELTGERIEKYFSEVLEPIVTVEKVRRLYLYNNTRIHLDDVKKLGKFLELETVVSRNKNFALNEFNKIVSMLNLNVSSQIRASYKDLLLNKNLRR from the coding sequence ATGCCAATCAATCTTGAATTAAAAATTCCTCTTTTATCTTTTAATGAAGTTGAAAAACTACTTAGTAAGTATAGAATAAAAAAGGAAAAGATTATCAAACAAAAAGATATTTACTATAAGAATAAGAAAGCACTTCTAAAAATGCGAATTGAAGACGGCAAGTACTATCTTATTAAATATAATAGAGATGAAAAGAAAACTAGATGGAGCAATTATCAAATTATTGAACTTACTGGTGAGAGAATTGAAAAATATTTTTCAGAAGTCTTAGAACCTATTGTAACAGTAGAAAAAGTTAGGAGACTTTATTTATATAATAATACTAGAATTCATCTCGATGATGTAAAAAAACTCGGCAAATTTCTTGAGCTTGAAACAGTAGTATCAAGAAATAAGAACTTTGCTCTTAATGAGTTTAATAAAATTGTAAGCATGCTTAACTTAAATGTTTCATCACAAATACGAGCTTCATATAAGGACTTACTGTTGAATAAAAATTTGCGCAGGTAA